A genomic window from Lotus japonicus ecotype B-129 chromosome 1, LjGifu_v1.2 includes:
- the LOC130743782 gene encoding uncharacterized protein LOC130743782 encodes MKNLVLKAYSGKADPKEHLLYFNTKMVISAASDAVKCRMFPSTFKGTAMAWFTTLLRGSITNFRDFSSKFLVQFSASKSKQATIEDLYNVRQSYGETLKQYVKRSSVASVKIEESELHACARAFKNRLQPGKLNSKLSPKSARSMAEIRARANTYILDEEDDAFKRKCAKTEKEGDQRDASSEGKPSKEKGEGGRRRDKKIKSGERTAKEPLYPRKESFERRRPWHQTDSRRRVESGKSLNAHLTELLREVKATHAVEAGEKKTNPPRVAVDKTKWCEYHRSAGHDTGNCFTLKNEIERLIWVGRS; translated from the coding sequence ATGAAGAACCTCGTTCTAAAAGCATATAGTGGCAAGGCCGATCCCAAGGAGCACCtgctgtatttcaacacgaagatggtgataagtgcAGCTTCTGACGCGGTGAAATGCAGAATGTTCCCGTCAACTTTCAAAGGCAcagcgatggcgtggttcacgacCTTGCTTCGTGGATCTATCACGAACTTCCGCGATTTCTCGTCAAAGTTCCTTGTTCAGTTTTCCGCGAGCAAGAGCAAGCAGGCTACGATAGAGGACTTATACAATGTGCGCCAATCATACGGGGAAACTCTGAAGCAATACGTGAAACGATCCAGTGTGGCGTCTGTTAAAATTGAGGAATCAGAACTGCATGCTTGTGCGCGTGCTTTCAAGAACAGGTTACAACCAGGAAAGCTGAACAGTAAGTTGAGCCCAAAGTCGGCTCGGTCGATGGCGGAGATCCGCGCGCGGGCAAACACTTACATTTtggacgaggaggatgatgctttcaaaCGAAAATGTGCAAAAACGGAAAAGGAGGGCGATCAGAGAGATGCATCGTCGGAAGGAAAACCAAGtaaagagaaaggagaaggtGGTAGGCGGCGAGATAAGAAGATAAAGTCTGGGGAAAGGACTGCGAAGGAACCATTGTACCCTAGGAAGGAAAGCTTCGAGCGCCGTCGCCCGTGGCATCAGACCGACTCCCGCCGGCGTGTGGAGTCGGGGAAGAGTCTAAACGCGCATTTGACAGAACTACTTCGGGAGGTCAAGGCGACGCATGCGGTCGAGGCGGGTGAGAAGAAGACCAACCCGCCTCGAGTGGCGGTGGACAAAAcaaagtggtgcgagtaccaccgcTCGGCGGGTCACGACACCGGAAACTGTTTCACTTTAAAGAACGAGATTGAAAGGTTAATTTGGGTGGGACGCTCGTAG